The proteins below are encoded in one region of Aequorivita iocasae:
- a CDS encoding S9 family peptidase: MKNNRLYEFSISQLPILFFMFVLASCPILGQQGPAKTIMQPKDYDMWHHLRNTQISGDGLWTSYKMDYEKAADTLFVLSLDGKTEYQFPNAHSGQFQPNKKTGVFAFKDDQKGIGILNLSTGKTVWVTEAERFEFDTKGNFLALYNPQPNEGYLKLWDLERDQTTVLKGITAFKFDPLGKRAVLISKDSTETAVSLLRLKDRRQSVIVRSKNTDLLHPTWNESGDGFVFMESTPSSGQRLYYFEDKKTPILKELDDIDLREYGKLEISALNLSFSKDGERIFFWTHKAGNDSNYKEKDSLKVQVWKGTDKWIYPRQQVDWEFNKADRMAVWRPKTNKVFQIGTAERPEVILVGDEKYALTYNVLQYEPQYKQAPQSDFYITNLETGETSLFVKELETALGYLSIDPSGRHIAYFKNGDWWLYDIKNKTHINSTENLPYPLTYQYAPHSSAIVPFGSMGWTTTGDFLVYDEFDIWKTGAGTKNPKRLTNGREKNIHYREYKGLYDGFRSLTDIARDKPVDLSKPVILAMQDSLFNQGYALLEPSAKVKDFLNENGRISELRKAKFTDSFIYVKEKNDAPPSLWKKSGDAAKLLAQSNKQQQKYPIGNTELITYTNAQGEKLHGILHYPDNYEGGKKYPMIVHVYEMIGYKFQKYHNPSDQNGAGYNYRNFTAEGYFVLEPDILIQKGNPGVSATDCVTRAVNAVLDKGFVNKDALGLIGHSFGGYETAFIISQTNMFAAAVVGSGVFDLTTTYHTINRDTGRAEHWHYENQQWQMGQSFYEAKELYKRNSPVEYAQNIKTPTLIWTGDKDYQVNWHQSEAMYLALRRLNVEVELRIYENEGHSLLQGKNQKDLTERISHWFNTYLKSESKGNT, translated from the coding sequence ATGAAAAATAATAGATTATATGAATTTTCAATTAGCCAGCTCCCCATACTTTTTTTCATGTTTGTTTTGGCCTCCTGCCCCATTTTGGGGCAGCAAGGGCCAGCAAAAACGATTATGCAACCAAAGGATTACGATATGTGGCACCATTTGAGAAACACCCAAATCTCCGGGGACGGGTTATGGACTTCCTATAAAATGGACTATGAAAAGGCAGCGGACACCTTATTTGTTTTGAGCCTTGATGGGAAGACCGAATATCAGTTTCCCAATGCCCACAGCGGCCAATTCCAACCCAATAAAAAAACGGGGGTTTTTGCCTTTAAGGATGATCAAAAAGGAATAGGCATTCTGAATTTATCTACAGGGAAGACGGTCTGGGTAACGGAAGCGGAGCGCTTTGAGTTTGACACTAAGGGGAATTTCCTTGCGCTTTATAATCCTCAGCCCAACGAAGGGTATTTGAAATTATGGGATCTGGAAAGGGACCAGACCACCGTTTTAAAAGGAATCACAGCCTTTAAATTTGACCCTCTCGGAAAAAGGGCTGTACTGATAAGCAAGGATTCCACAGAAACGGCGGTATCCCTACTGCGGCTAAAGGACAGGCGCCAGTCGGTTATTGTACGGTCCAAAAACACGGACTTGCTCCACCCCACCTGGAACGAATCCGGCGATGGTTTTGTCTTTATGGAAAGTACTCCAAGTTCGGGGCAGCGGCTCTATTATTTTGAGGATAAGAAAACGCCCATACTAAAGGAATTGGACGATATAGACTTGCGGGAATATGGGAAGCTGGAAATAAGCGCACTCAATCTTTCCTTCTCCAAGGATGGGGAACGGATATTTTTTTGGACGCATAAGGCAGGCAATGATTCCAATTACAAGGAGAAGGACAGCCTAAAAGTGCAGGTCTGGAAGGGGACGGACAAATGGATATACCCAAGACAGCAAGTGGACTGGGAATTCAATAAGGCCGATAGAATGGCGGTTTGGCGGCCAAAAACAAATAAAGTATTTCAGATAGGCACAGCAGAACGGCCAGAGGTAATTCTTGTTGGTGATGAAAAATATGCACTTACTTATAATGTTTTGCAATACGAACCCCAATATAAACAAGCACCCCAATCCGATTTTTATATTACCAATCTAGAAACAGGGGAAACATCCTTATTTGTCAAGGAGTTGGAGACTGCCTTGGGCTATCTCAGTATTGATCCATCGGGTAGGCATATTGCTTATTTTAAGAATGGGGACTGGTGGCTGTATGACATTAAAAACAAAACACATATCAATAGCACAGAAAACCTACCTTATCCCCTCACCTACCAATATGCTCCCCATTCCTCAGCAATTGTACCTTTTGGTTCCATGGGGTGGACTACAACAGGGGATTTTTTAGTTTACGATGAATTTGACATTTGGAAAACAGGGGCAGGAACCAAAAATCCAAAACGACTTACAAACGGACGAGAGAAAAATATACACTATAGGGAATACAAAGGCCTTTATGATGGATTCCGCTCCCTTACGGATATTGCTCGGGATAAGCCAGTTGATCTCTCTAAGCCTGTTATTCTTGCTATGCAGGATTCCCTTTTCAATCAAGGGTATGCATTATTGGAGCCGAGTGCCAAGGTAAAGGACTTTTTAAATGAAAACGGAAGAATTTCGGAATTGCGAAAGGCGAAATTTACCGATTCCTTCATCTATGTAAAGGAAAAAAATGATGCACCTCCTTCCCTGTGGAAAAAATCAGGAGATGCCGCAAAGCTTTTGGCACAATCAAATAAACAACAGCAAAAGTATCCTATAGGGAATACGGAATTGATTACCTACACTAACGCTCAAGGAGAAAAACTGCACGGAATTCTTCACTATCCCGATAATTACGAAGGAGGAAAAAAATACCCTATGATAGTGCATGTATATGAAATGATAGGATATAAATTTCAAAAATACCACAACCCAAGTGACCAAAATGGAGCAGGATATAACTACCGGAATTTTACGGCGGAGGGGTATTTTGTACTGGAACCTGATATATTGATCCAAAAAGGAAACCCAGGAGTGTCGGCAACGGACTGTGTTACCAGGGCGGTTAACGCTGTTTTGGATAAAGGTTTTGTAAACAAGGATGCCTTGGGATTGATTGGCCATTCCTTTGGCGGCTATGAGACTGCCTTTATTATATCCCAGACCAATATGTTTGCCGCAGCCGTAGTAGGCTCAGGGGTTTTTGACCTTACAACCACCTACCACACTATCAACAGGGATACCGGCAGGGCGGAACATTGGCACTATGAAAACCAACAGTGGCAAATGGGTCAAAGTTTTTATGAGGCCAAGGAATTGTACAAGCGCAACTCCCCTGTGGAGTATGCCCAAAACATAAAGACCCCCACCCTAATATGGACGGGAGATAAGGATTATCAGGTAAATTGGCATCAAAGTGAGGCCATGTATCTGGCCTTGCGCCGCCTAAATGTGGAAGTGGAATTGCGAATCTATGAAAACGAAGGCCATTCGCTGTTGCAAGGGAAGAACCAAAAAGATCTTACAGAAAGAATATCACATTGGTTCAATACATATTTGAAAAGTGAAAGCAAAGGAAATACATAA
- a CDS encoding SusC/RagA family TonB-linked outer membrane protein, producing the protein MKNNYRRSYAYALSFALFLTYNSPTFSQNLSLKTISGTITDADGPLSGVNVLVKNTARGSISDLEGRYSVKASANDTLVFTYVGYKLREVAVGNNSILNVIMEVDAQTLDAVVINAGYYKVSEKEKTGSISRITQEDIAGQIVQNPIAALQGRISGLQVVQNSGSAGSGFKVQLRGKNSLTAGNQPLYIIDGIPFSADGMGTPNVSGTILPGADYSPFSFLSPSDIESIEVLKDADATAIYGSRGANGVILITTKRKQTGTTKYSVTAKSSLGQIAKKQELLNTEQYLQMREQAFSNDGYTEYPPFAYDINGTWDQNRYTDWQEELLGGTAYLREYQASVAGGSKSTSFFLSGGYHNQTTVFPTDDRYQRANGLAKLSHSSPNDGFKVTLSTAYAHENNQLPSSDLSYQALILPPNAPQLYNEDGTLNWEDGTFNNPLASLQGDLQSKRNSLLVNAAMEIKLVNNLTLRTTMGYQDTKLSEYRTSPHTIYPPQYGFDSSFSGIYTNDGTRSSWIVEPQLNYNYTYGNHKLDVLLGYTAQQETSRIFSQYAEGFATNSQIMNLAAANYIKVMNDAESVYTYQAIFGRLNYTYNNRYILNLTGRRDGSSRFGPNNRFANFGAVGAAWLFSEEAGVKNALPFLSYGKLRGSYGSTGNDQIGDYRYYNSYGSTGIPYNGTIGLYPTALYNPNFGWEENRKAELALELGVFENRVTANINYYRNRSSNQLVEIPLPGTTGFAGILGNLDALVENRGWEFELNTLNLNSANWKWNTSFNFTLPKNELLKFPNLASSTYANSYVIGQPITIVRVLHFTGVDPETGIYTFEDYNGDGQISAPEDRKAIIDTAPEWYGGLSNTLSYGNLELDIFFQFSKQMAQNINRWGTTPGAMVNQPVGVLDAWTAPGDQTDTQGYTTGASYERIVAAYNLGQSDAAFSDATYLRFKNISLAYNIPNFLHSASNAKIFLQGQNLYTLTEYKGQDPEQTLGFIPALRWLGAGVTVTF; encoded by the coding sequence ATGAAAAATAATTACAGGCGAAGCTATGCCTATGCACTATCTTTTGCCCTTTTCCTAACCTACAACTCCCCTACTTTTTCACAGAACCTTTCACTAAAAACAATAAGTGGAACAATTACCGATGCCGATGGCCCACTTAGTGGCGTCAATGTCTTGGTAAAAAACACTGCCCGAGGGAGCATTAGCGATCTGGAGGGGAGGTACTCCGTTAAGGCATCCGCAAATGATACGCTGGTGTTCACTTATGTTGGCTATAAGTTGCGGGAAGTTGCAGTGGGCAATAACAGTATTTTAAATGTTATTATGGAAGTGGATGCCCAGACTTTGGATGCTGTGGTTATTAATGCAGGCTACTACAAAGTTTCCGAAAAAGAAAAGACGGGCAGTATCTCGCGTATTACCCAAGAGGATATAGCTGGTCAAATAGTACAGAATCCCATTGCAGCACTCCAAGGGAGGATTTCTGGCTTACAGGTGGTCCAAAATTCGGGCTCAGCGGGCAGTGGATTTAAGGTACAGCTGCGGGGCAAGAACAGTCTAACCGCGGGAAACCAACCCTTATATATTATAGACGGTATCCCCTTTAGCGCCGATGGCATGGGTACGCCCAACGTTTCGGGCACCATCCTCCCGGGAGCAGATTACAGTCCCTTCAGTTTTTTGAGCCCTTCCGATATTGAGAGTATAGAAGTACTAAAGGATGCCGACGCAACGGCCATTTATGGCTCCCGAGGCGCCAATGGAGTTATCCTGATAACCACCAAAAGGAAACAGACGGGCACCACAAAGTATTCCGTGACCGCCAAGAGCAGCCTCGGACAGATAGCAAAAAAGCAGGAACTCCTTAATACGGAACAATATCTGCAGATGCGGGAACAGGCATTTAGCAATGATGGCTATACCGAATACCCGCCCTTTGCCTACGATATTAACGGCACTTGGGACCAAAATCGCTATACCGATTGGCAGGAGGAACTGCTGGGAGGGACGGCCTATTTACGGGAATATCAGGCCTCGGTGGCCGGGGGTAGCAAATCCACCTCCTTTTTCCTCAGTGGCGGCTACCATAACCAGACCACCGTATTCCCCACCGACGACCGTTACCAACGCGCAAATGGCCTTGCCAAGCTTTCCCACAGTTCGCCAAATGATGGTTTTAAAGTAACCCTCTCCACGGCCTATGCCCATGAAAACAACCAGCTCCCGAGTTCCGATTTAAGCTATCAGGCCTTGATCCTACCCCCCAATGCGCCACAATTATATAACGAGGATGGCACACTGAATTGGGAGGACGGCACCTTCAACAATCCCTTGGCATCATTGCAAGGCGACCTACAATCCAAAAGAAACAGCCTGCTGGTAAATGCAGCTATGGAAATCAAGTTGGTAAACAACCTCACCCTCCGCACCACCATGGGATATCAGGATACCAAGCTGTCGGAGTACCGTACCAGCCCCCATACCATTTACCCTCCCCAATATGGTTTTGACAGCAGTTTCTCGGGCATTTATACCAATGACGGCACCCGAAGTTCATGGATCGTGGAACCCCAATTGAATTACAATTACACTTATGGGAACCATAAATTGGATGTGTTGCTTGGCTATACCGCACAGCAAGAAACCTCCCGTATTTTTTCACAATATGCCGAGGGCTTTGCCACCAACTCCCAGATTATGAACCTGGCGGCGGCCAATTACATAAAGGTGATGAACGATGCCGAATCTGTGTATACATATCAGGCAATCTTTGGCCGTCTCAACTATACCTATAACAATCGCTACATCCTAAACCTTACCGGCCGTAGGGACGGCTCCAGCCGCTTTGGTCCCAACAACCGCTTTGCCAATTTCGGGGCGGTGGGTGCCGCTTGGTTGTTTTCGGAAGAAGCGGGTGTAAAGAATGCCCTTCCCTTTCTTTCCTATGGCAAGCTGAGAGGGAGTTACGGCAGTACGGGCAACGACCAGATTGGCGACTATCGCTATTACAACTCTTATGGCAGTACGGGCATTCCCTATAACGGCACCATTGGGCTTTACCCCACCGCCCTCTATAACCCCAACTTTGGATGGGAGGAAAACCGTAAGGCAGAGTTGGCATTGGAACTGGGCGTGTTTGAAAATAGGGTAACAGCCAACATAAACTATTACCGCAACCGCTCCTCCAACCAACTGGTGGAAATTCCGCTTCCCGGCACTACTGGTTTTGCTGGCATCTTAGGCAACCTTGACGCCCTTGTGGAAAACAGGGGCTGGGAGTTTGAGCTGAATACCCTAAACCTAAATTCAGCCAACTGGAAATGGAACACCTCCTTCAATTTTACGCTTCCAAAGAACGAGCTGCTTAAATTTCCAAATCTTGCCAGTAGCACCTATGCCAACAGCTATGTTATTGGGCAGCCAATTACCATTGTAAGGGTCCTACATTTTACTGGGGTCGATCCTGAAACGGGTATTTATACCTTTGAGGATTATAATGGCGATGGGCAGATAAGCGCCCCAGAGGATAGAAAGGCCATTATAGACACCGCCCCTGAATGGTACGGTGGGCTTTCCAATACCCTTTCCTATGGCAATCTGGAATTGGATATCTTCTTCCAGTTCAGCAAGCAGATGGCACAAAATATAAACCGTTGGGGCACCACCCCCGGCGCCATGGTAAACCAACCCGTAGGGGTTTTGGATGCCTGGACTGCTCCCGGGGACCAAACGGATACCCAAGGCTACACCACGGGCGCTAGCTATGAACGCATAGTTGCTGCCTACAATTTGGGACAGAGCGATGCCGCTTTTAGTGATGCCACCTATTTAAGGTTCAAGAACATCTCCCTTGCCTATAACATTCCAAATTTTCTCCACAGCGCCTCCAATGCCAAGATATTCCTGCAGGGGCAAAACCTATACACCCTTACGGAATACAAAGGCCAGGACCCTGAACAGACACTGGGCTTTATCCCTGCCCTACGGTGGTTGGGCGCTGGCGTAACAGTAACCTTTTAA
- a CDS encoding MauE/DoxX family redox-associated membrane protein, which produces MGFTVPYIESVKRNAAVAVSYLFVLLFLYAAVSKLLDFETFEVQLAQSPLLSAYAGFIAWAVPGIEILIAVLLILPKYRILALYAAFTLMVMFTAYIYIILNFSDFVPCSCGGVLEKLSWTQHLVFNVVFIVMAAGALFLSKEYNAKKTLLLLTTLAIFGVATVTLLFAFSEKKMHRNNAFQRRYIPHPIEKLHSFDLQYSSYYFAGAGDGKVYLGNSTAPLLMTVIDSSFRDTTTTMIQLDQMDLPYRAVKLHVIPPKFYVTDGTVPIFLQGDVKEWNATTQMQGDYYFNHSVAIDSNTMAVQSSSSENRENILGVIALDDSNTGIFSNQLLEKQIDGRFDTDGRLIYNDNYDKLIFTYYYRNEYLIINPDLRLEQRGKTIDTISVAQLHIAENSDKGQRKLGGNTVLVNRNIATTKEFLLVDSPRLGKLEPENMGEQANIIDVYNLLDQSYQFSFYLYKHEDSKTREMIIVNGILYALQGNYLVAYNITNTKLD; this is translated from the coding sequence AAAACGGAATGCAGCAGTTGCGGTCTCCTATCTGTTTGTGTTATTGTTTTTGTATGCTGCCGTGAGCAAGCTCTTGGATTTTGAAACCTTTGAGGTACAATTGGCACAGTCGCCCCTTCTAAGTGCATACGCTGGTTTTATTGCGTGGGCGGTGCCGGGAATAGAGATTCTTATTGCCGTTTTATTGATCCTTCCAAAATATAGAATCTTAGCCCTTTATGCTGCTTTTACCTTAATGGTGATGTTTACTGCCTATATCTATATCATCCTTAATTTCTCTGATTTTGTTCCCTGCTCCTGCGGGGGTGTACTCGAAAAATTGAGCTGGACACAACACCTTGTTTTTAATGTTGTTTTTATTGTGATGGCTGCAGGGGCTCTCTTTTTGTCCAAAGAATACAACGCAAAAAAGACCCTGCTTTTGCTCACCACCCTTGCCATTTTTGGTGTTGCTACCGTTACGCTGTTGTTTGCCTTTTCTGAAAAGAAGATGCATCGCAACAATGCGTTTCAGCGGAGGTATATCCCACATCCCATTGAAAAGCTTCACAGCTTCGATCTTCAATACAGTTCCTATTATTTTGCTGGGGCTGGAGACGGTAAGGTCTATTTGGGCAATTCTACCGCACCTCTTCTAATGACTGTTATTGATAGCAGTTTTAGGGACACTACAACTACGATGATACAATTGGACCAAATGGATCTTCCCTATCGTGCAGTGAAGCTTCATGTGATTCCGCCAAAATTTTACGTTACCGATGGTACCGTCCCCATCTTTCTTCAGGGGGATGTAAAGGAGTGGAATGCTACCACACAAATGCAAGGGGACTATTATTTTAACCACTCAGTGGCTATCGATTCCAACACCATGGCGGTTCAATCCAGCAGTAGCGAGAACCGTGAGAACATACTAGGCGTAATTGCTCTCGACGATTCCAATACAGGAATCTTTAGCAACCAACTCCTGGAAAAACAAATTGACGGCAGATTTGATACCGATGGCCGATTGATCTATAATGACAATTATGATAAACTCATATTTACCTATTACTACCGCAATGAATATTTAATTATAAATCCGGATTTACGTTTGGAGCAACGCGGAAAAACGATAGATACCATTAGCGTGGCCCAACTCCATATAGCGGAAAATAGTGATAAGGGCCAACGTAAATTGGGAGGCAATACTGTTTTGGTGAATAGAAATATAGCCACCACAAAAGAATTTTTATTGGTAGACTCTCCACGTCTGGGAAAGCTGGAGCCAGAGAATATGGGCGAACAGGCAAACATAATTGATGTGTACAACCTCCTTGACCAAAGCTATCAATTCAGCTTTTATCTATACAAACATGAAGACAGCAAAACCAGGGAGATGATAATAGTGAACGGAATCTTATATGCACTTCAGGGAAATTACCTAGTGGCCTACAACATAACCAACACAAAATTAGATTAG
- a CDS encoding DUF6520 family protein, with product MRNLKFKFLLPVAAFMLAIAAAFASQTEEQVESALVQGYIYQNGVCVPHGKCDNSSTVICSDGSRQVFGKNGPTTCSLPLFMNWQP from the coding sequence ATGAGAAATTTAAAATTCAAGTTTTTATTACCTGTGGCGGCCTTTATGCTTGCTATTGCGGCAGCATTTGCGTCACAGACAGAAGAGCAAGTGGAATCAGCCCTTGTTCAGGGGTATATTTACCAAAACGGAGTCTGTGTTCCCCATGGGAAATGCGACAATAGCAGCACGGTTATCTGTTCTGACGGAAGTCGCCAAGTTTTTGGTAAGAATGGACCAACGACTTGTTCCTTACCCTTATTTATGAACTGGCAACCTTAA
- a CDS encoding RagB/SusD family nutrient uptake outer membrane protein, protein MKTFIQKYKSRCPILPIRLLLLVLFGALLSSCEKALEPEYPDFLLSEEALFENAATVDAALANIYAGLRDNSPVSGGVDGMGVLLGLYADELDYYRENAPIDNAFYNHTVLPNNTAVGNFWNSSYSLIFSANKIVEGLEDAPLEAEERNGFMGEALFLRAYLHFYLAQLFGDIPYIKTTDYTENASVSRMPLTEVYQMMETDLLTAKNLLPAMEPSGERLRASKGVASALLARLYLHTQQWEKAVAESTAVITEGTYALQPDLNLVFLKESPSTIWQLKPEFEGSATKEGETFIFDVGPPSLYALSASFIADFETGDLRKEAWTRELSDGSQSWYHPYKYKQNYYGGSSTEYSILFRLAEQYLIRAEAALQLGNLQEVRNDLNVIRLRAGLDPTAANTQEEIRNELQHQWRYEYFTEQGQRWFYLKRSGSANEILAPIKPGWKATDVLFPLPANELILNPNLNPQNPGY, encoded by the coding sequence ATGAAAACTTTTATACAGAAATACAAATCCCGCTGCCCCATCCTACCCATACGGCTATTGCTCTTGGTGCTCTTTGGGGCACTACTGTCCAGCTGCGAAAAGGCACTGGAACCGGAGTATCCAGATTTCTTGCTCTCGGAAGAGGCCCTATTTGAAAATGCAGCCACGGTGGATGCCGCCCTTGCCAATATATATGCCGGACTTCGGGACAACAGTCCCGTTAGCGGAGGCGTTGACGGAATGGGGGTGCTTCTTGGACTGTATGCGGATGAACTGGATTACTATCGGGAGAATGCCCCGATCGACAACGCGTTCTATAACCATACCGTGCTGCCCAACAATACCGCGGTGGGCAATTTTTGGAACAGCAGCTACTCCCTTATCTTCAGCGCCAATAAAATTGTGGAAGGGCTTGAAGATGCCCCCTTGGAAGCGGAAGAGCGAAATGGATTTATGGGGGAAGCGCTTTTTCTTAGGGCGTATCTCCACTTTTACCTAGCCCAATTGTTTGGGGACATTCCCTATATAAAAACTACCGACTATACCGAAAATGCCTCGGTTTCCCGAATGCCCCTAACAGAGGTTTACCAAATGATGGAAACCGATCTGCTAACTGCCAAAAACCTGTTGCCAGCTATGGAACCCAGTGGAGAAAGGCTTCGGGCTTCCAAAGGCGTGGCCAGTGCCTTGCTCGCACGCTTGTATTTACATACCCAGCAATGGGAAAAGGCAGTTGCCGAAAGTACGGCGGTCATCACGGAGGGCACCTATGCCCTGCAGCCCGATTTAAATCTGGTGTTCCTTAAGGAGAGCCCGTCCACCATCTGGCAGTTAAAACCGGAATTTGAGGGTTCGGCAACCAAGGAAGGAGAAACCTTTATCTTCGACGTTGGCCCGCCTTCTCTATATGCACTTTCTGCTAGTTTTATCGCGGACTTTGAAACAGGCGACCTACGAAAGGAAGCTTGGACGCGAGAACTATCGGATGGCAGTCAAAGTTGGTACCATCCGTATAAGTACAAGCAAAATTATTATGGCGGTAGCAGTACGGAATATTCCATCCTCTTCCGCTTGGCGGAACAGTACCTCATCCGCGCGGAGGCTGCCCTGCAGTTGGGAAATTTACAGGAAGTAAGGAACGACCTTAACGTAATTAGGCTTCGCGCCGGGCTTGACCCAACAGCAGCAAACACACAGGAAGAAATCAGAAACGAGCTGCAGCATCAATGGCGCTATGAATATTTTACCGAACAGGGCCAGCGATGGTTTTACCTTAAAAGATCAGGCTCCGCCAATGAAATATTGGCGCCCATAAAACCGGGTTGGAAAGCCACCGATGTGCTTTTCCCGTTACCGGCAAACGAACTGATACTAAACCCAAACCTCAACCCACAAAATCCAGGATATTGA